From a single Streptomyces sp. NBC_00377 genomic region:
- the tmk gene encoding dTMP kinase, with translation MTRAEQPTAHHPAPDDALVADSRERAVRALLREPQLKRLWSAQLVSGVGDTLALLVCVLLVLQAAIVEGSFGGGYRGVAFAVATVFAVRILATLLFGAVLLGPLTSLTSPDGPLDRRWTMAGADGVRAALLIVAPLWIDWTPDDAPALLLVTVFVTGVAERFWTVARESASPALLPTPPLEGATVRPLPDHMDALRRLSLRTGFATIPLGAATLVVAALVNNLLGAGIDWFGQHQAALASYVAGGLFAGSLSIVTFLELPGVRTPRARSPLEGLRRPRTATGVDAGRTGVIPLLVLACATVAGAVSAAVAVSVLHTKDLGGGPVLYGLLVLALTGGVVVGIRTAPKVLVSLSRRRLLALAIAFTGVALLAAGLVPDVTSVLLILALAGVGAGVAANTGHALLDQETEEHRRARTTEHLHAVVRVVVALGAVIAPLVAALIGPHRLENGKFVFAHGGAAFTLMLVGALLLPVAALVLAKVDDRSGVPLRQDLRDALLGGDDPAPAPAGNGFFIALEGGDGAGKSTQAEALAEWIRAKGHEVVLTREPGATPVGKRLRSILLDVSSAGLSHRAEALLYAADRAEHVDTVVRPALERGAVVITDRYIDSSVAYQGAGRDLSPTEIARISRWATNGLVPHLTVLLDVSPEAARERFTEAPDRLESEPAEFHARVRSGFLTLAAADPGRYLVVDAAQEPEAVTTVVRHRLDQLLPLSEAEIKAQEEARRKAEEEARRKAEEEAARKAEEERLERERQEQLAKLRAEEEERKRRELEEAQRREAERQAEEARLRAEEGRRRAEEERVRLLAEEKARAEEEARRKADEERRRKQAEEEARLRAEAESRRLEKQRKAEEALLRAEEARRAAEQAAAAAQVGPKPTRPTAPAAPPEAVTVPTPVVTPTNASGGPVDETAVLPPVPTDKEPTRPARPSAEASGPGRPSSAAGGADAEVTAELPQPSIPPGATDETAVLPPVRAGSPEDETAVLPPVRGQSPSDRVPPGYFRDERGERDGAGPDGADDRTRELPQVDEEGAPRQRPRPDWAEETPLDGLPTLADELLGPRRDEDGNDEGRGRGRRR, from the coding sequence ATGACGCGAGCCGAGCAGCCAACGGCCCACCACCCGGCACCGGACGACGCCCTGGTGGCGGACTCCCGCGAGCGCGCTGTGCGCGCCCTGTTGCGTGAGCCGCAGCTCAAACGGCTCTGGAGCGCACAGCTGGTGAGCGGTGTGGGAGACACCCTCGCCCTGCTGGTGTGCGTCCTCCTCGTCCTCCAAGCGGCCATCGTGGAGGGCTCCTTCGGGGGCGGCTACCGTGGCGTGGCGTTCGCAGTGGCGACCGTCTTCGCCGTGCGGATTCTGGCCACCCTGCTGTTCGGCGCCGTCCTGCTGGGCCCGCTGACGTCGCTGACCTCGCCCGACGGCCCGCTCGACCGCCGCTGGACCATGGCCGGCGCGGACGGGGTGCGCGCCGCGCTGCTGATCGTCGCGCCGCTGTGGATCGACTGGACGCCGGACGACGCGCCGGCCCTGCTGCTCGTCACGGTGTTCGTGACCGGGGTGGCCGAACGGTTCTGGACGGTCGCCCGCGAGAGCGCGTCCCCGGCCCTGCTGCCCACGCCTCCCCTGGAGGGCGCGACGGTACGGCCGTTGCCGGACCACATGGACGCCCTGCGCCGGCTCTCCCTGCGGACGGGCTTCGCGACGATCCCCCTCGGCGCGGCCACCTTGGTCGTCGCGGCGTTGGTCAACAATCTTCTGGGCGCCGGGATCGACTGGTTCGGGCAGCACCAGGCGGCCCTCGCCTCCTACGTCGCCGGGGGACTCTTCGCCGGATCCCTGTCCATCGTGACCTTCCTGGAGCTGCCCGGCGTGCGCACCCCGCGCGCGCGGTCGCCGCTCGAGGGGCTGCGCCGGCCCAGGACCGCCACCGGCGTCGACGCGGGCCGCACCGGCGTGATCCCGCTGCTGGTCCTCGCCTGCGCCACCGTCGCGGGGGCGGTCTCCGCCGCCGTCGCCGTGTCCGTGCTGCACACCAAGGACCTGGGCGGCGGTCCGGTCCTGTACGGGCTGCTCGTGCTCGCGCTGACCGGCGGGGTCGTCGTCGGCATCCGTACGGCGCCGAAGGTGCTCGTGTCGCTGTCCCGGCGCCGCCTGCTCGCGCTGGCCATCGCCTTCACCGGCGTGGCGCTGCTGGCCGCGGGCCTGGTCCCGGACGTCACCAGTGTGCTGCTGATCCTGGCTCTGGCCGGCGTCGGCGCGGGCGTCGCCGCCAACACCGGGCACGCCCTGCTCGACCAGGAGACCGAGGAGCACCGCCGGGCGCGGACCACGGAGCACCTGCACGCCGTCGTACGGGTCGTGGTGGCGCTGGGCGCGGTGATCGCCCCGCTGGTGGCGGCGCTCATCGGGCCGCACCGGCTGGAGAACGGCAAGTTCGTGTTCGCGCACGGCGGTGCCGCGTTCACGCTGATGCTGGTCGGTGCGCTGCTGCTGCCGGTGGCCGCACTGGTGCTGGCCAAGGTCGACGACCGCTCCGGCGTACCCCTGCGGCAGGACCTGCGGGACGCGCTGCTCGGAGGCGACGACCCGGCGCCCGCACCCGCCGGGAACGGCTTCTTCATCGCCCTCGAGGGCGGCGACGGCGCCGGCAAGTCCACGCAGGCCGAAGCCCTCGCGGAGTGGATAAGGGCCAAGGGCCACGAGGTCGTCCTCACACGTGAGCCGGGGGCCACACCCGTCGGCAAGCGGCTGCGTTCGATCCTGCTGGACGTCTCCAGCGCCGGGCTCTCGCACCGGGCGGAGGCGCTGCTGTACGCGGCGGACCGCGCGGAGCACGTCGACACGGTCGTCCGGCCCGCCCTGGAACGCGGCGCGGTGGTGATCACCGACCGCTACATCGACTCGTCCGTCGCCTACCAGGGCGCGGGCCGTGACCTGTCCCCGACCGAGATCGCACGGATCTCGCGCTGGGCGACGAACGGCCTGGTCCCGCATCTGACGGTCCTGCTGGACGTGTCACCGGAGGCCGCCCGCGAGCGCTTCACGGAGGCGCCGGACCGGCTGGAGTCGGAGCCGGCCGAGTTCCACGCGCGGGTGCGGTCCGGTTTCCTGACGCTGGCCGCGGCCGACCCGGGCCGTTATCTGGTGGTCGACGCGGCCCAGGAGCCGGAGGCCGTCACGACCGTCGTCCGGCACCGGCTGGACCAGCTGCTGCCCCTGTCCGAGGCCGAGATCAAGGCCCAGGAGGAGGCACGCAGGAAGGCCGAGGAGGAGGCCCGCCGCAAGGCCGAGGAGGAGGCCGCCCGCAAGGCCGAGGAGGAGCGCCTGGAACGCGAGCGCCAGGAGCAGCTCGCCAAGCTGCGCGCCGAGGAGGAGGAGCGCAAGCGGCGCGAGCTCGAGGAGGCGCAGCGACGCGAGGCCGAACGGCAGGCCGAGGAGGCCCGGCTGCGCGCCGAGGAGGGACGCAGGCGTGCCGAGGAGGAGCGGGTCCGTCTTCTCGCGGAGGAGAAGGCCCGCGCGGAGGAGGAGGCCCGCCGCAAGGCGGATGAGGAGCGGCGCCGCAAGCAGGCCGAGGAGGAGGCGCGGCTGCGCGCCGAGGCCGAGAGCCGGCGCCTGGAGAAGCAGCGCAAGGCCGAGGAGGCGCTGCTGCGGGCCGAGGAGGCCCGGCGCGCGGCGGAGCAGGCCGCGGCGGCGGCACAGGTCGGACCGAAGCCGACGCGCCCCACTGCTCCTGCGGCCCCGCCGGAAGCGGTGACCGTGCCGACGCCGGTGGTGACTCCGACGAACGCGTCGGGCGGACCGGTGGACGAGACGGCGGTGCTGCCGCCGGTCCCGACGGACAAGGAGCCGACGCGGCCCGCGCGGCCGTCCGCCGAGGCGTCCGGACCCGGGAGGCCTTCGAGCGCCGCGGGCGGAGCCGACGCCGAGGTGACGGCCGAGCTGCCGCAGCCCTCGATTCCGCCGGGCGCCACGGACGAGACGGCGGTACTGCCTCCGGTCCGCGCAGGCAGCCCCGAGGACGAGACGGCCGTGCTGCCTCCGGTGCGGGGGCAGAGCCCCTCGGACCGGGTGCCGCCGGGTTACTTCCGCGACGAGCGCGGCGAGCGGGACGGAGCCGGGCCGGACGGCGCCGACGACCGCACGCGGGAACTGCCGCAGGTCGACGAGGAGGGCGCTCCCCGGCAGCGGCCCCGGCCGGACTGGGCCGAGGAGACCCCGCTGGACGGTCTGCCGACGCTGGCGGACGAACTGCTGGGACCGCGCCGGGACGAGGACGGCAACGACGAGGGCCGGGGACGGGGCCGTCGCCGCTGA
- a CDS encoding class I SAM-dependent methyltransferase: MSNATLSPLPSADRPDVAARLREALLAASFTADGLLELLGAPAYAALARSETVPALRATRGDTPLETLVRLFLLQQPVPYARVEEFLPVHACVESGWLVSTGADEVAATVDVRPYGGPGGEDWFIVSDLGCAVGGAGGIGSKDEGVVLGVGGASTTLAGITVRVPVSAALDLGTGSGIQALHAAQHATRVTATDLNPRALHITRLTLALSGAPAADLREGSLFEPVRDDETYDLIVSNPPFVISPDARLTYRDGRMGGDDLCRSLVQGAGERLNDGGFAQFLANWQHVEGENWQDRLRSWVPRGCDAWIVQREVQDVTQYAELWLRDSGDHRGDQAEYQAHYDAWLDEFEARKVKAVGFGWITLRRTAAADPSITVEEWPHPVEQPLGDTILAHFGRLDYLRAHDDAALLAGHFRLVTEVVQEQVGLPGAEDPEHVVLRQHRGMRRATQVDTVGAGFAGVCDGSLSAGRILDAIAQLVGEDPVALRDRTPAQIRLLVEQGFLEPAE, from the coding sequence GTGAGTAACGCCACCCTCTCCCCCCTGCCCTCCGCAGACCGCCCCGACGTCGCCGCCCGGCTGCGCGAGGCGCTGCTCGCGGCCTCCTTCACCGCGGACGGTCTCCTCGAGCTGCTCGGTGCGCCCGCCTACGCGGCCCTGGCGCGCAGCGAGACCGTTCCCGCGCTGCGTGCGACGCGCGGGGACACGCCGCTGGAGACGCTCGTCCGCCTCTTCCTGCTCCAGCAGCCCGTGCCCTACGCGCGCGTGGAGGAGTTCCTGCCCGTTCACGCGTGCGTGGAGAGCGGCTGGCTGGTCTCCACGGGCGCGGACGAGGTGGCCGCGACCGTGGACGTACGGCCGTACGGCGGGCCGGGCGGCGAGGACTGGTTCATCGTGTCGGACCTCGGGTGCGCGGTCGGCGGTGCCGGCGGCATCGGCAGCAAGGACGAAGGCGTCGTCCTCGGTGTCGGGGGCGCGTCGACGACCCTGGCCGGCATCACCGTGCGCGTACCCGTCTCCGCCGCCCTCGACCTCGGCACCGGCTCGGGCATCCAGGCGCTGCACGCAGCCCAGCACGCCACGCGCGTGACGGCGACCGACCTCAACCCGCGCGCGCTGCACATCACCCGGCTCACGCTCGCGCTGTCCGGGGCTCCCGCGGCGGACCTGCGCGAGGGCTCGCTGTTCGAGCCGGTCCGGGACGACGAGACGTACGACCTGATCGTGTCGAACCCGCCGTTCGTCATCTCGCCGGACGCCCGGCTGACGTACCGGGACGGCCGGATGGGAGGGGACGATCTGTGCCGCTCGCTCGTTCAAGGAGCGGGGGAACGGCTGAACGACGGCGGGTTCGCGCAGTTCCTCGCCAACTGGCAGCACGTGGAAGGGGAGAACTGGCAGGACAGGCTCAGGTCATGGGTGCCGCGCGGGTGTGACGCGTGGATCGTGCAGCGCGAGGTGCAGGACGTCACGCAGTACGCCGAGCTCTGGCTGAGGGACTCCGGCGACCACCGGGGCGACCAGGCGGAGTACCAGGCGCATTACGACGCATGGCTGGACGAGTTCGAGGCGCGCAAGGTGAAGGCCGTCGGTTTCGGCTGGATCACGCTGCGCAGGACGGCCGCCGCGGACCCCTCGATCACGGTGGAGGAGTGGCCGCATCCGGTCGAACAGCCGCTGGGCGACACGATCCTGGCGCACTTCGGACGGCTGGACTACCTGCGCGCACACGACGACGCGGCCCTGCTCGCCGGACATTTCCGGCTGGTCACGGAGGTCGTCCAGGAGCAGGTCGGGCTGCCCGGCGCCGAGGACCCGGAGCACGTCGTGCTGCGCCAGCACCGCGGCATGCGCCGGGCCACCCAGGTGGACACGGTCGGCGCGGGCTTCGCGGGCGTGTGCGACGGGTCGCTGAGCGCCGGCCGCATTCTCGACGCCATCGCCCAACTGGTCGGAGAGGACCCGGTGGCACTGCGGGACCGCACTCCGGCCCAGATCCGGCTTCTGGTGGAGCAGGGTTTCCTCGAACCGGCGGAGTGA
- a CDS encoding alpha/beta hydrolase: MHIRRSLRRSRTGVTVLSLAALLVSGCSAAKTTSSPGSTAVAALVALPQATPSALAPYYGQKLSWRGCGVPGFQCATLKAPLDYAEPGAGDVRLAVVRKKATGPGKRLGSLLVNPGGPGGSAVGYVQQYAGIGYPAEVRAHYDMVAVDPRGVARSEPVECLDGRQMDRYTQTDTTPDDQREKDQLVTAYKGFAEGCGAHSPKLLRHVSTVEAARDMDILRAVLGDRKLTYVGASYGTFLGATYAGLFPDRVGRLVLDGAMDPSLPARRLNLDQTAGFETAFQSFAKDCAQRSDCPLGRKGTAPAKVGENLKAFFRRLDARPIPTGDPDGRRLGESLATTGVIAAMYDESTWDQLREALTSAIKGKDGAGLLALSDSYYERDADGRYANLMAANAAVNCLDLPTAFSTPDQVEKAVPSFEKASPVFGEGLAWASLNCAYWPVMPTGQPHRIEAKGAAPIVVVGTTRDPATPYRWARSLARQLSSARLLTYDGDGHTAYGRGSACIDSAIDTYLLHGTPPTKGKSCR, from the coding sequence ATGCACATCAGGCGCTCTCTCCGCAGGTCCCGCACCGGCGTCACCGTTCTCTCGCTGGCGGCGCTGCTCGTCTCGGGCTGTTCCGCCGCGAAGACGACGAGCTCCCCAGGTTCCACGGCAGTGGCGGCGCTCGTCGCGCTCCCGCAGGCCACGCCGTCGGCGCTCGCGCCGTACTACGGGCAGAAGCTGAGCTGGCGCGGCTGCGGTGTGCCCGGCTTCCAGTGCGCCACCCTGAAGGCGCCGCTCGACTACGCCGAGCCGGGGGCGGGCGACGTCCGGCTCGCGGTCGTCCGGAAGAAGGCCACGGGCCCGGGCAAGCGGCTCGGCTCGCTGCTGGTGAACCCGGGCGGACCGGGCGGCTCGGCGGTCGGTTACGTCCAGCAGTACGCGGGCATCGGTTACCCCGCCGAGGTGCGCGCCCACTACGACATGGTCGCCGTCGACCCGCGAGGCGTGGCCCGCAGCGAGCCCGTGGAGTGCCTCGACGGGCGCCAGATGGACAGGTACACGCAGACGGACACCACCCCCGACGACCAGCGGGAGAAGGACCAACTCGTCACCGCCTACAAGGGGTTCGCGGAGGGCTGTGGCGCGCACTCGCCGAAGTTGCTGCGGCACGTCTCCACCGTGGAGGCGGCCCGCGACATGGACATCCTGCGCGCGGTTCTGGGCGACCGGAAACTGACGTACGTAGGGGCGTCGTACGGGACGTTCCTCGGGGCGACCTACGCGGGACTGTTCCCCGACCGGGTGGGCCGGCTCGTCCTGGACGGCGCGATGGACCCGTCGCTGCCCGCCCGCCGACTGAACCTGGACCAGACGGCCGGGTTCGAGACGGCGTTCCAGTCGTTCGCGAAGGACTGCGCCCAGCGGTCCGACTGCCCGCTCGGCAGGAAGGGCACGGCTCCCGCCAAGGTCGGCGAGAACCTCAAGGCATTCTTCCGCCGACTCGACGCGCGGCCGATTCCCACCGGGGACCCGGACGGCCGCAGGCTCGGTGAGTCCCTCGCCACCACCGGCGTGATCGCGGCGATGTACGACGAGAGCACCTGGGACCAGTTGCGCGAGGCGCTGACCTCGGCGATCAAGGGCAAGGACGGCGCGGGCCTGCTCGCCCTGTCCGACAGCTACTACGAGCGGGACGCCGACGGCCGCTACGCCAACCTGATGGCGGCCAACGCGGCGGTGAACTGCCTCGACCTGCCCACGGCCTTCTCCACGCCCGACCAGGTGGAAAAGGCCGTCCCGTCCTTCGAGAAGGCCTCCCCGGTCTTCGGCGAGGGCCTGGCCTGGGCCTCCTTGAACTGCGCGTACTGGCCGGTGATGCCCACGGGTCAGCCGCACCGCATCGAGGCGAAGGGCGCCGCCCCGATCGTCGTCGTCGGCACCACCCGCGACCCGGCGACCCCGTACCGCTGGGCCCGGTCCCTCGCCCGGCAGCTCTCCTCGGCGCGACTCCTCACCTACGACGGCGACGGCCACACCGCCTACGGCCGCGGAAGCGCCTGCATCGACTCCGCGATCGACACCTACCTGCTCCACGGAACCCCGCCGACGAAGGGCAAGAGCTGCCGGTAG
- a CDS encoding DNA polymerase III subunit delta' translates to MTVWDDLVGQEKVSGQLAAAARDADALVTAATSAAPPPEASKMTHAWLFTGPPGAGRSQVARAFAAALQCVSPDRALGGVPGCGFCDGCHTALIGTHADVTTVAAVGSQILAEDMRDTVRKSYTSPATGRWQVILVEDAERLNEKSANAVLKAVEEPAPRTVWMLCAPSLEDVLPTIRSRCRHLNLRTPSVDAVADMLVRREGIEPAVAVAAARATQGHVDRARRLATDPAARERRASVLKLPLRVDDVGGCLRAAQELVDAASEDAKQLAEEMDGKETDELKAALGAAQGGRMPRGTAGVMKDLEDKQKRRRTRTQRDSLDLALTDLTAFYRDVLALQLGSRIAIANADAEDALERLARGSSPESTLRRIDAIAGCREALDRNVAPLLAVEAMTMALRAG, encoded by the coding sequence ATGACCGTGTGGGACGACCTCGTCGGGCAGGAGAAGGTGAGTGGGCAGCTGGCCGCTGCCGCTCGGGACGCCGACGCGCTCGTCACCGCGGCCACCTCCGCCGCGCCGCCGCCCGAGGCGTCGAAGATGACGCACGCCTGGCTGTTCACCGGCCCGCCCGGCGCCGGTCGCAGCCAGGTGGCGAGGGCCTTCGCCGCCGCGCTCCAGTGCGTGAGTCCGGACCGGGCGCTGGGCGGCGTCCCGGGCTGCGGCTTCTGCGACGGCTGTCATACGGCGCTCATCGGCACGCACGCCGATGTCACCACCGTCGCCGCCGTCGGTTCGCAGATCCTCGCCGAGGACATGCGTGACACGGTCCGCAAGTCGTACACGTCGCCCGCCACGGGCCGCTGGCAGGTCATCCTCGTCGAGGACGCGGAGCGGCTGAACGAGAAGTCCGCGAACGCCGTCCTGAAGGCCGTCGAGGAGCCCGCTCCGCGGACGGTCTGGATGCTCTGCGCGCCCTCCCTGGAGGATGTGTTGCCCACCATCCGGTCGCGGTGCCGGCACCTGAATCTGCGTACTCCCTCCGTCGACGCGGTCGCCGACATGCTCGTCCGGCGCGAAGGCATCGAGCCGGCCGTGGCCGTGGCCGCGGCCCGGGCCACGCAGGGGCACGTCGACCGGGCCCGCCGACTGGCCACCGACCCCGCAGCCCGCGAACGCCGTGCGTCCGTACTGAAGCTGCCCCTGCGCGTCGACGACGTCGGCGGTTGTCTCAGAGCGGCCCAGGAACTGGTCGACGCGGCCAGCGAGGACGCCAAGCAGCTCGCGGAGGAGATGGACGGCAAGGAGACCGACGAGCTGAAGGCGGCGCTGGGCGCGGCGCAGGGCGGCCGGATGCCGCGCGGCACGGCCGGCGTGATGAAGGACCTGGAGGACAAGCAGAAGCGCCGCAGGACGCGTACGCAGCGGGACAGCCTCGACCTCGCGCTCACCGACCTGACCGCCTTCTACCGGGACGTGCTCGCCCTCCAGCTCGGCTCCCGCATCGCGATCGCCAACGCGGACGCCGAGGACGCGCTGGAGCGGCTCGCCCGCGGCAGCAGCCCGGAGTCCACCCTCCGCCGTATCGACGCCATCGCCGGGTGCAGAGAGGCCCTCGACCGCAACGTGGCTCCGCTGCTGGCGGTGGAGGCGATGACGATGGCGCTGAGAGCGGGCTGA
- a CDS encoding small secreted protein, which yields MEGTDPVNKKLAAVMSGGAVLVLALSGCSSDDGNKELDAWAKQVCDALPAQDAKVDAANSAIKQAATDNNAPANVQKTDSQAFQDMSDAYGALAQAVQKAGTPPGVDDGEKKQKDAVAALTTLSTSYAGLKKQVDALDTKDQAKFADGLQGIATDLGKLSKSGNTALKNLEQGDVKDAMASQDSCKKVAASASARAATS from the coding sequence ATGGAAGGGACCGATCCGGTGAACAAGAAGCTCGCGGCCGTGATGTCCGGCGGTGCGGTACTGGTACTGGCGCTGTCCGGATGCAGCAGTGACGACGGCAACAAGGAACTCGACGCCTGGGCCAAGCAGGTCTGCGACGCGCTGCCCGCCCAGGACGCGAAGGTCGACGCGGCGAACAGCGCGATCAAGCAGGCCGCCACCGACAACAACGCTCCGGCGAACGTCCAGAAGACCGACTCGCAGGCCTTCCAGGACATGTCCGACGCCTACGGCGCGCTCGCCCAGGCCGTCCAGAAGGCCGGGACGCCGCCCGGAGTCGACGACGGCGAGAAGAAGCAGAAGGACGCCGTCGCAGCGCTCACCACCCTCTCGACCTCCTATGCCGGTCTGAAGAAGCAGGTCGACGCACTGGACACCAAGGACCAGGCGAAGTTCGCCGACGGCCTCCAGGGCATCGCCACCGACCTCGGCAAGCTCAGCAAGAGCGGCAACACCGCGCTGAAGAACCTCGAGCAGGGCGACGTCAAGGACGCCATGGCCAGCCAGGACAGCTGCAAGAAGGTGGCCGCCTCCGCCTCGGCCCGCGCGGCCACCAGCTGA
- the topA gene encoding type I DNA topoisomerase: MSPTSETAKGGRRLVIVESPAKAKTIKGYLGPGYIVEASVGHIRDLPNGAAEVPEQYTGEVRRLGVDVEHDFQPIYVVNADKRAQVKKLKDLLKESDELFLATDEDREGEAIAWHLQEVLKPKIPVKRMVFHEITKDAIRAAVANPRQLNQKLVDAQETRRILDRLYGYEVSPVLWKKVMPRLSAGRVQSVATRLVVERERERIAFRSAEYWDLTGTFSTGRAGDSSDPSSLVARLQAVDGKRVAQGRDFDSLGQLKSANILHLDEANARALAAALDDTRFAVRSVESKPYRRSPYAPFRTTTLQQEASRKLGFGAKATMQVAQKLYENGYITYMRTDSTTLSETAITAARAQVTQLYGADYLPPQPRTYAGKVKNAQEAHEAIRPSGDRFRTPAETGLTGDQFRLYELIWKRTVASQMKDATGNSVTVKIGGTASDGRDVEFSASGKTITFHGFLKAYVEGADDPNAELDDRERRLPQVGEGDALSAEEITVDGHATKPPARYTEASLVKELEEREIGRPSTYASIIGTILDRGYVFKKGTALVPSFLSFAVVNLLEKHFGRLVDYDFTARMEDDLDRIARGEAQAVPWLKRFYFGEGTAAGVAADAGNGDGDHLGGLKELVTDLGAIDAREVSSFPVGNDIVLRVGRYGPYIERGEKDSEGHQRADVPEDLAPDELSIELAEELLAKPSGDFELGADPGTGHQIIARDGRYGPYVTEVLPEGTPKTGKNAVKPRTASLFKSMSLDTVTLADALKLMSLPRVVGADAEGVEITAQNGRYGPYLKKGTDSRSLQTEDQLFTITLEEALEIYSQPKQRGRAAAKPPLKELGADPVSGKPVVVKDGRFGPYVTDGETNATLRSGDSVEEITPERGFELLAEKRAKAPAKKTAKKAPAKKATAKKAAPAKKTAAKKTAATAKKTTTAKKTVTKKTAASPSPTSEG, from the coding sequence TTGTCCCCGACCAGCGAGACCGCGAAGGGCGGCCGCCGACTCGTGATCGTCGAGTCGCCTGCCAAGGCGAAGACGATCAAGGGTTACCTCGGCCCCGGCTACATCGTCGAGGCCAGCGTCGGGCACATCCGTGACCTTCCCAACGGTGCCGCGGAGGTGCCGGAGCAGTACACGGGCGAGGTGCGCCGCCTCGGCGTGGACGTCGAACACGACTTCCAGCCGATCTATGTCGTCAACGCCGACAAGCGGGCGCAGGTCAAGAAGCTCAAGGACCTGCTGAAGGAGTCCGACGAGCTCTTCCTCGCCACCGATGAGGACCGGGAGGGCGAGGCGATCGCCTGGCACCTCCAGGAGGTCCTCAAGCCCAAGATCCCCGTCAAGCGGATGGTCTTCCACGAGATCACCAAGGACGCGATCCGGGCCGCCGTCGCCAACCCGCGCCAGCTCAACCAGAAGCTCGTCGACGCCCAGGAGACCCGCCGCATCCTCGACCGCCTCTACGGCTACGAGGTCTCGCCGGTCCTGTGGAAGAAGGTCATGCCGCGTCTGTCGGCCGGCCGCGTCCAGTCCGTCGCCACCCGGCTCGTGGTGGAGCGGGAACGCGAGCGCATCGCGTTTCGTTCTGCTGAGTACTGGGACCTGACGGGCACCTTCTCTACCGGCCGAGCCGGTGACTCCTCGGACCCGTCGTCGCTGGTCGCGCGCCTCCAGGCCGTCGACGGCAAGCGGGTCGCGCAGGGCCGTGACTTCGACTCGCTGGGACAACTCAAGAGCGCGAACATCCTCCACCTCGACGAGGCGAACGCCCGCGCCCTGGCCGCGGCCCTGGACGACACGCGGTTCGCCGTCCGCTCCGTCGAGTCGAAGCCCTACCGCCGCTCGCCGTACGCCCCGTTCCGTACGACGACGCTTCAGCAGGAGGCCAGCCGCAAGCTCGGCTTCGGCGCCAAGGCCACCATGCAGGTGGCGCAGAAGCTGTACGAGAACGGCTACATCACGTACATGCGTACGGACTCCACGACGCTGAGCGAAACGGCGATCACCGCCGCCCGCGCCCAGGTCACACAGCTGTACGGCGCCGACTACCTGCCCCCCCAGCCCCGCACGTACGCCGGCAAGGTCAAGAACGCGCAGGAGGCGCACGAGGCGATCCGCCCGTCGGGTGATCGTTTCCGCACCCCTGCCGAGACGGGTCTGACCGGCGACCAGTTCAGGCTCTACGAGCTGATCTGGAAGCGGACCGTCGCCTCCCAGATGAAGGACGCCACCGGCAACAGCGTCACGGTGAAGATCGGTGGCACTGCCTCCGACGGCCGGGACGTCGAGTTCAGCGCCTCCGGCAAGACGATCACCTTCCACGGCTTCCTGAAGGCGTACGTCGAGGGCGCCGACGACCCGAACGCCGAGCTGGACGACCGCGAGCGCCGGCTGCCCCAGGTCGGCGAGGGCGACGCCCTGAGCGCCGAGGAGATCACGGTCGACGGGCACGCCACCAAGCCCCCGGCCCGCTACACCGAGGCCAGCCTGGTCAAGGAGCTCGAGGAGCGCGAGATCGGCCGCCCGTCGACGTACGCGTCGATCATCGGCACGATCCTGGACCGCGGCTACGTCTTCAAGAAGGGCACGGCACTCGTGCCGTCCTTCCTGTCCTTCGCCGTGGTCAACCTCCTGGAGAAGCACTTCGGCCGGCTGGTCGACTACGACTTCACCGCCAGGATGGAGGACGACCTCGACCGCATCGCCCGCGGTGAGGCGCAGGCCGTGCCGTGGCTGAAGCGGTTCTACTTCGGCGAGGGCACGGCCGCGGGTGTCGCCGCGGACGCGGGCAACGGCGACGGGGACCACCTCGGCGGCCTCAAGGAGCTGGTGACCGACCTGGGCGCGATCGACGCGCGCGAGGTGTCGTCGTTCCCGGTCGGCAACGACATCGTGCTCAGGGTCGGCCGCTACGGCCCCTACATCGAGCGCGGCGAGAAGGACTCCGAGGGCCACCAGCGCGCCGACGTGCCCGAGGACCTGGCCCCCGACGAGCTGAGCATCGAGCTCGCGGAGGAACTGCTCGCCAAGCCGAGCGGCGACTTCGAGCTCGGCGCCGACCCGGGGACGGGCCATCAGATCATCGCCAGGGACGGCCGCTACGGCCCCTACGTGACCGAGGTACTCCCCGAGGGCACCCCGAAGACCGGCAAGAACGCCGTGAAGCCGCGTACGGCCTCACTGTTCAAGTCGATGTCGCTGGACACGGTGACGCTGGCGGACGCCCTCAAGCTGATGTCCCTGCCGCGGGTCGTCGGCGCCGACGCCGAGGGCGTGGAGATCACCGCGCAGAACGGCCGCTACGGTCCGTACCTGAAGAAGGGCACGGACTCGCGGTCGCTCCAGACCGAGGACCAGCTCTTCACGATCACCCTCGAAGAGGCGCTGGAGATCTACTCCCAGCCCAAGCAGCGTGGCCGGGCCGCCGCCAAGCCGCCGCTGAAGGAGCTGGGCGCGGACCCCGTCAGCGGAAAGCCGGTCGTCGTCAAGGACGGTCGCTTCGGGCCGTACGTCACCGACGGGGAGACCAACGCGACCCTGCGCTCCGGCGACAGCGTCGAGGAGATCACCCCGGAACGCGGCTTCGAGCTGCTCGCCGAGAAGCGCGCCAAGGCGCCGGCGAAGAAGACGGCCAAGAAGGCGCCCGCGAAGAAGGCGACGGCGAAGAAGGCGGCACCGGCGAAGAAGACAGCCGCCAAGAAGACCGCCGCCACCGCGAAGAAGACGACCACGGCGAAGAAGACCGTCACGAAGAAGACGGCTGCTTCCCCGTCGCCCACGTCCGAGGGCTGA